The Amphiprion ocellaris isolate individual 3 ecotype Okinawa chromosome 24, ASM2253959v1, whole genome shotgun sequence DNA window ATGTGATGCTGATGTGGTTCTAAGGTGGTTCTAATGAGGTTCTGATGTGGTTGTAATGAGGTTCTGATGTGATTCTGATGTGGTTCTAATGTGGCTCTAATGAGGTTCTGATGTGGTTCTGATGAGGTTCTAATGAGGTTCTAATGTGGTTCTAACGAGGTTCTGATGTGATTCTGATGTGGTTCTAATGAGGTTCTAATGTGGTTCTGATGTGGTTATGATGAGGTTCTAATGAGGTTCTAATGTCATTCTAATGAGGTTCTATTGTGGTTCTAATGTGGTTCTAATGAGGTTCTGATGTGGTTCTAATGATGTTCTGATGTGGTTCTGATGATGTTCTAACATGGTTCTAATATGGTTCTGATGAGGTTTTAATGTGGTTCTAATGAGGTTCTTATATGGTTCTGATGTGGTTCTAATGAGGTTCTGATGAAGTTCTAATGTGGTTCTAATGAGGTTCTAATTTGGTTCTAATGAGGTTCTGATGAGGTTCTAATGTGGTTCTGATGAGGTTCTGATGTGGTTCTAATGAGGTTCTACTGTGGTTCCGATGCGGTACTGATGTAGTGCTCATGAGGTTCTGATGTGATTCTAATGACGTTCTAATTTGGTTCTGATGTGGTTCTAAAGAGGTTCTGATGTGGTTCTGATGTAGTTCTCATGAGGTTCTGATGTGGTTCTAATGAGGTTCTAATGTGGTTCTGATGTAGTTCTAATGAGACATTGATGTGGTTCTGATGACATTCTAATGTGGTTCTGATGTGGTTCTAATGAGATTCTAATGTGGTTCTAATGTGGGTCTGATGCGATTCTAATGTGGTTCTAATGAGGTTCTGATGTGGTTCTGATGAGGTTCAGATGAGATTCTAATGTGGTTCTGATATGGGTCTAATGTGGTTCTAATGATGTTCTAATGTGGTTCTAATGTGGTTGTGATGTGGTTCTAATGAGGTTCTAATGGGGTTCTGATGAGGTTCTAATGATGTTCTGATGAGGTTCTAATGATATTCTCATGTTGTTCTGATGTGGTTCTAATGAGGTTCTGATGAGGTTCTAATGATGTTCTGATGAGGTTCTAATGAGGTTCTGATGAGGTTCTTATGAGGTTCTAATGATGTTCTCATGTTGTTCCAATGTGGTTCTAATGTGGTTCTAGTGAGGTTCTAATGATGTTCTCATGAGGTTCTCATGAGGTTCTGACGAGGTTCTGATGTGGTTCTAATGAGGTTCTAATGATGCTTGAAGCTGCACCAACctgatatttgttgttttaaaggtGTGTTTATGGTTTAAAGAGCGGCTCTTTCAAAGCTTTTATTGTTCTAATAgccaaaatattttcattttatttattcatttatttttaaaatgggacaattcgtattaatgtacattttcatgtaaatacaacagattgtagccatacggctaatttccgtctcaagtcccattggcagatcaaaATTAGAGAACATCATATGAAAACATCAAGAACCACTTGGATCAACTAAACTTTTCAGATGTTTAAAACTCGTGTTTGTAACTCAGTAAGCAGCGATTCAGTGTTTAGAAATAATGAACTTAAAATTGTTTCTGCAGCCGTCCTGAATCACTGAAGAAGTTCAGGAAGCAATGAGTTTTAAACCATTTATGAACTTTCAAACTTTGTAATTCTGTAATTAGTGAGAAAATACCTTTCATTAACGAGGAAGTACTCATTAGAACAAGAACATTTTATTAGTAACTGACTTTAGAACCTGTCTTTATTCtgtcaagaaataaaaatgaattaagtCAATAAGTGAACACAATCAGGAACCAGCAGGAGCTAACAGGAGTTAACAGGACCTAACAGGCATTGACAGGCGCTAACAGGAGCTAATAGGCATTAACAGGAGCTAATAGGAGTTATGTTTAGCTAACAGGACCTAATAggaactaaaatgagttaacAGGAGCTAATAGGAGTTATGTttagctaacaggagctaacagGAGTTATGGTTAGCTAATACGAGCTAACAGGTACTAATAGGAGTTATATTTAGCTAGCAGGAGCTAACAGAAGTTATGTTAAGCTAGCAGCAGGTGACaggagctaacaggagctaataGGAGTTCACAAGAGCTAACAGGAGTTATATTTAGATAGCAAGAGCTAACAGAAGCTATGTttagctaacaggagctaataGAAGCTAACAGGAGTTAACAGGAACTAACAAGTGCTAATAGGAGTTATATCTAGCTAGCAGGAGTTAACAGGAGCTAGCAGGAGCTAGCAGGAGTTATGTTTAGCTAACATGAGCTAACAGGAGCAATATTTAGCTAGCAGGAGCTAACAGGTTATTTGTAGTTCGGTGGTAAAACCTAAGGTGTCGTAACTCACAGACGATGTAAACTGGtgtgttattaataataataataataataataataataataataataataataataataataataataataataataataataatatataataataataatattgaacatttgtcttttccttgagcccaaacatcattttttgtgtttctgaggGCTGTTTCAGAGCTCAGACGTGGTTTTAGGATCCAGTTCATGATGACGTTGCATCAGAAcctgatttctgcatcatggATAGAACCCTAACTTCTAACAGACTGGACCGTTGGAGACGCTGAGGGAATGGAACTGACGGTGTTGGTACCCTGAGTGATGGTGTTGGTACTCTAAGTGACGGTGTTGGTACCCTGAGTGATGGTGTTGGTACTCACAGGCAGGAACCATACAGTCCCTGGTGTTGTAGTACAACCTGTAGAACTGCTTCCTGCACTTTGGGTCGAAGGACAGCGGACCTGAAGACAGAAGGAGCAGAGCAGTAGATGAAAGCTGAGCAGCATCCAGTGGTTCATTTATTGAAGCTTTATTTCAGCAGCTGTGGGTAATGGTGGTCCTACCTGTCAGGTGGATGATGAACTTCTCCTTGTGCTGCCGATCTCTGAGGTGACCCTCtgaaaaaacagttcaaatatAGCATCAGCCGTAGCAGCAGTATGAAGACATTCACGTTTACTGATGTTTTCaagaacaaacatttaatttccaGATGATTTATGATCTCCATGTTCAACAACGTCTCTGAAATTTACTAGATTCAGTCGAGAAGCAAAGTTTCATCCACTGAAGTCCATCAACCCATCAATCTATAGACTCTACTGACTGCTAGAACTCTGGATTTATGATGGAACCATtgaaacatgaataaacaaCCATTCATTCTGGTTCGTTCTTAGATTTATTAAAGTTGTTCTGGAAATATGACTGCTGGATCATAAATAAACATCAATTTAAtgatcagttttgttgatgtagaACTTTGTGTTGATTAGATTTTGCTGTAAATGGTAGATAGTAGATTGTAGATGTAGACTGTAGATGTAGACTGTAGATAGTAGATGTTAGACTGTTGATCAGATTTTATTGGGTTCATgacctcttaacttctcctgagtgatttcagtcgactacagctgctgactcctctgatccagacTGTAGATGGTAGACTGTAGATGGTAGACTGTAGATAGTAGACTGTACATTGTAGACTGTAGATGGTGGACTGTAGATGGTAGACTGTAGATGGTAGACAGTAGACGGTAGACTGTAGCTAGTAGACTGTAGACTGTGCATTGTAGACCGTAGATGGTAGACTGTAGACTATAGACCGTATACGGTAGACTGCAGATGGAAGACTGTAGATGGTAGATGCTCAACTGTAGACTGTAGATTGTAGACCGTAGACGGTAGACTGTAGATGGGAGACTGTTGACATAAACAGATGGTAGATGTAGATGGAGACTGTATTTGGTAGACTGTAGATGGCAGACCGTAGACGGTAGACTGTAGATTGTAGACTGTAGATTATAGACGGTAGACGGTAGACTGTAGATGGTAGACTGTAGATGATAGACTGTAGACTGTAGATGGTAGACTGTAGATGGTAGATGGAAGATTGTAGACCGTAGACGGTAGACTGTAGATGGTACACAGTAGACTGTAGATGGTAGACTGTAGACTGTACATTGTAGACCGTAGGTGGTAGACCGTAGATGGTAGACAGTAGACGGTAGACTGTAGATGGTTGACTGTAGATGGTAGACTGTaaattgtagacagtagacggTAGACTGTAGATTGTAGACTGTGGTTGGTAGACTGTAGACTGTAGATGGTAGACTGTAGATGGTAGACCGTAGACGGTAGACTGTAGCTGGTAGACCGTAGACGGTAGACTGTagattgtagacagtagactgTAGATAGTGGACCGTTGATAGTAGATGGACTGTAGACGTTGACACGTTTCCATCAGAACTGACCATTTTCCAGCTAATCTCTAACTTTGTGGCTCCAAACTGTCCTGACTGAAGATCCTGAAGATGTTTGTCTGATGGAGGCTGTGAGAGACTTTCATGATCACTGAGTTTTCAATAGTCTTTTCAGTAGTACCAGTAGTATTTTTGTAGTATCAGtagtattttcagtatttttttcagtagtACCAGTAGAATTTGCTGTTGTATTGTCAGTAGTACCAGCAGTATTTCAGTAGTATTTTCAGTAATACCACTAGTATTTTCAGTAGTACTCACAGTATTTTCAGTAGTACCAGTTGCTTTTTCAGTAGTATTTTCAGTAATACCAGTAGTATTTTCAGTAGTACCAATTGCTTTTTCAGTAGTATTTTCAGTAATACCAGTAGTATTTTCAGTAGTACCAGTAGTCTTTTCTGTCGtatttttagtattattttcAGTAGTACCAGTAGTATTTTCTGTAGTATTTTCAGTAGTATTTTCAATAGTACCAGTATTATTTTCTGTAGTATTTTCAGTAGTATCTTTAGTAGTATTTTCAGTTGTACCAGTCGTATTTTCAGTAGTATTTTCAACAGTATTTTAAGTAGTAACAGTAGTATTTTCTGTAGTATTTTCAGTAGTACCGGTACTGACCCAGTCCGTGGTGAGACCGGCCTCCTCTCTCCGGGGCTTTGGCTCCTTCAAGCCCCGCCGCGGCCCTCTCAGATCGGCCGACTGGCTCCAGCGCTCCCCGGCCTTCCTCCGGACCCTCCGGCCGGCTGCCGGAGCCTCTGAGCAGCGCCGCCGCGGTGCAGCGACCCGCAGCCAGCAGCAGGACGAGGAGGGCGGACAGAACCGGCAGCCGCGGGAGGAGCATCTCTGCGGGCCTGCAGGGACACGGACAGCCggtgattgattgattgattgattgattgattgattgattgattgattgattgattgattgattgattgattgattgataaaaatgtcttttcagattattttaatTACTACAATTAAGAACACGTGTTATTAAGTTGTTAAAGTTACTCCAGTTACAgcttaaatatgttttattattattatcattttaaatattaaacagaataaatatgaGCTGAAATTAAAaccaacattaaaacattttaaaaagttggtaaatcttattttaaagctgctgcaAGTAGTTTTTTCCGCATTAATtaagacaaaattttaaaaatgaagtttttccagatagttttttttctttttcatgtttttgttgaaatCATTGAACTCAGTGACTTTAAATGGCTAAATTATTATAATTTCACTCCAACTAACATGAATTAAATTACAGATCCAAACCAAAGTTCAGCaaaataaacttgatttttaaagttttttaaagttaaactgAGTTTTTGCTGATATTGTTTCTTTAAAGTTCGTTTTCTCTTTTTGAGGATCATTTCACCTGTGAGTTTTCTTGCAGCATAAAGAGGAAACTCGGACCTGCTCTGCTCACCTCCGGCTCTCTGCGGCTCCTTGCGGCTCCCTGCGGCTCCGCCCCACGCCGCTCCCTCTCTGGTCCCGGGCTCTGCCTCCCGGTTCGTCCCGCAGACCGTGGCCGAGTGTGAGTGAGTCTATCCGGGGTTGGTGTGGATCAGAGCCGCGTGTGGAGCTCCGGGGCCCGGTGGCATCTTAGACTGGTCTCCGCGGGACCTTCATCACCATCAGCTGGCCCCACCTGCAGCAGAGGACGCACAGCTGCACGGGCTCATGCCTCTGACTCCGGTATCGATCCTCTATTGATCTGATTGATCAGCTGAGGGCAGCGCGCGCTCCGAGTCCTGCTGCGAGTCTGGAGCCTGAAGGATCAGAGTACGGAAatacagaggaggaggaggaggaggaggaggaggaggaggaggaggaggaggaggaggaggaggaggaggggagtgcgtgcatgcgtgcgtgtttGGACAGTTAGCGTGCGTACCCACACGCACGCGCACCGTGTGACAGACGAGAGTAGCAGCGGTGCAGCACTCCCTCTCAGCGGGAAGAAGGAAAAACGCTGCAGCTCATCAGAAGATCAGTCAGAAAATCCAAGAAGATCAATAAGAATCCTAAAATCTGTTCTAGAATAAGAGGAACCAGCAAGAACAAGAACTTTAGAacgtctgcatcatggctccacgtgGAAAAGAACTGATCAGAGGAAGTGGAGTcatagtgccactaatcaggagATAAGGAgccatagtagcactaatcaggaggtctagaaggagtcatagtagcactaatcaggaggtctagaaggagtcatagtagcactaatcaggaggtctagaaggagtcatagtagcactaatcaggacataagaaggagtcatagtagcactaatcaggaggtctagaaggagtcatagtagcactaatcaggacataagaaggagtcatagtagcactaatctggaggtctagaaggagtaatagtagcactaatcaggacaTAAGAaagagtcatagtagcactaatcaggaggtctagaaggagtcatagtagcactaatcaggacaTAAGAAGGAGTCATAGCAGCACTAATCAGGACAtaagaaggagtcatagtagcactaatcaggaggtctagaaggagtcatagtagcactaatcacgACAtaagaaggagtcatagtagccctaatcaggaggtctagaaggagtcatagtaccactaatcaggaggtctagaaggagtcatagtaccactaatcaggagataagaaggagtcatagtaccactagtcagaagtcatagtaccactaatcaggaggtctagaaggagtcatagtaccactaatcagagcttgGTACTGTGGTTCTGTAacagctcagatggagtccagatgtttgatgagaacctgaccagaactagtcctgacagtgaagcatggaggtgggagtgtgatgatgttgaagacatttctagaaGCAGCATGAAGGTCTGAGGAGGAACCAGAATACTGGCTgaccagatgaagaagaggaacgTTCCAACAGgagaacatccagagaacaACATCACACCAGAACTTCTCCTCTAGAACCAAGTGGAACCAGAATGTCCTCAGTGACTCAAAGACTGATCAACATGACTttaaattggtccaaaataaaactgaaactaatcatgaatgacacaaaatgtttctccaaaattactcaaacccTGAATGTTCCGATGGAAAACGGATCCACAGTAAACGCTTAGTCCTGACAGCGGAGAACAGAGTGACGGTTTAATATCAGAGGTCAGATTCTACTGTTCTGCTTTACACAAATGTacgacaaagaaacacaaagcaaccacaaagagacacaaaacaaccacaaagagacacaaaacaaccacaaagaaacacaaagcaaccacaaagagacgcaaaacaaccacaaagagacacaaaacaaccacaaagaaacacaaagcaaacacaacgagatgcaaaacaaccacaaagagacacaaaacaaccacaaagaaacacaaagcaaccacaaagagatgcaaaacaaccacaaagagacgcaaaacaaccacaaagagacgcaaaacaaccacaaagagacgcaaaacaaccacaaagaaacacaaagcaaccacaaagagacacaaaacaaccacaaagagacacaaaacaaccacaaagcgacgcaaaacaaccacaaaaacacaaaaccacagacgcaaaacaaccacaaagagacacaaaataaccacaaagacacacagagcaaccacaaagagatgcaaaaaatcAAAAGAGAGATTCAAGAGATTCAACAAAAAACGACCAGAAAGCGACATGACACCAacccagaaaatgaagaaactaACCTGaatagaaacacaacaacatgatggaaccaaacaaaaaaccaaacaaaggaCCACAAAAgagccacaacaacaacacaatgacgCAAAATGACGACAACGAAGCACAAAAGGAgcagaaagagacaaacaatgacCCTGAGGAACCCCATGTTTCTCCCCAGTCATCTTGATGACCTCTGAAACCTCCTTCAAAGACGTGAAGAAAGTCTGTAGAACGTCAGGACGTTCCTCTGAAGACGTCAAAGATCTTATCAGTCAGaaatcaaacaatcaggaaACACACGAACCAACAGCCGACGGCTCTGGAGGCCTGAGCAtctccagcagctgctcagtCAGAAGGTCTGCAGGCTTCAGCGACCACAGGACACGCTCATTTCCTGTCACTGCACATCTTCAGACCAACATCTCCACACtggagaggagcagctggaccACAACTAATTCACTGATTTCCACAGTACTCGGGGAGCTTTCAGAGGGCTTCTGAAGAACCGTTTGCACTGGTTTGACATCTAAAGGGGGTTTTATGGACGCTCTCTGGGGCTTTTGGTGTTTATGAGGATTCAGTAGGTCTTTGAAGGTCCCAGAGAAGGTCAAAGAGGTCCAACAAGGAGCACCTTTTCACCTGGACTTCTTTGTAGGAGTTTAGAAGCTTCTTTAAAAAGGTACCAGAGATTCTTGAAGAGGTTTCACAGGTTATTTAGGGGTTCCAGGAGGTCTTGCGAATGTTTCAGGGGTTTTCAAGGCACCTAGTGAGGTCTCTGAGAAGGTTTCAGGAGATTCCTGGAaagttttgttgaattttgacTCGTCTGGGAAATGTTTCTGATGTTCTCTGAAGGTTCCTTAGGTCTTGGAAGGTTCAGGAGCGTCAATGAGGAGCATCTCattgacattttctgattttGGAAACTCTTTGAAAAGATGCCTCTGATGCCTGAAGACATTTCAGTGGTTGGTCGTGGACTTCATCAACAGGTTTAGGGGAGTTCTGGAGTTTTTTGGGAATGATTTAGATTTTCCTGAAGATTCATCAGATATTTGAAGGTTGTCCAAAGGTTCTGCAGGTCCAACAAAACATATCTGAGGAGGGTTTTGCGATTATTTGTTCACGTCAAGTTATGAGACTCTGGAAGTTTAAACATCTGAATTCACTGAAGGGTGCACAAAAGAGCTTCATGTAAGAAAGTACGAGAACATTACagtcaaataaaactggtttaaagtccacaaagacacacaaagctatcacaaagagacacaaaatatccacaaagagacacaaaacaaccacaaagggacacaaaatgatcacaaagagacacaaaactatcacagagatacaaaacatccacaaagagacacaaaacaacgacaaagaaacaaaaacaactacaaacagacacaaaactaccacaaagagacacaaaacaacgacaaagagacacaaaacaaccacaaagagacacaaaacatccacaaagagacaaaaacaactacaaagagacacaaaactaccacaaagaggcacaaaactatcacagagatgcaaaatgaccacaaagagacacactcTAGAAGGTCATTTGGTTGTTCTGGTTGGAGAACTTGTGATTGTTTAGGAGAACGTTCAGCTCAAACCTCGGTGGAACCACAACACGATTAGATTGGCTCTAGAACTGTGAGgcaggagatgaagaaccaTCAGAGAACAGCTGCTGGTTCTGTTCACACGGTTCCACCCTTATTTGTTCTTCTACTGCCTTCACATCCTGAAGATCTCAACAAACACTGGAGATACGACGCAGGAGTTTCTGCTGAGGATCTGGAGGAACCGAAGTTATCAGGGCTGTAGGAGAGAACACGGCTGggtcacgtgtgtgtgtgtgcgtgtatgtgtgtctgtgtgtagactgtacgtgtgtgtctgtgtgtgtgcgtgtgtgtgtagactgtacatgtgtgcgtttgtgtgtgtgtctgtgtgtgtgtgtgtgtgtgtgtgtgtagactgtacatgtgtgtgtgtccataacGTGTGAGTGTTTATTCCACCTGTATTTATTCAGGCTTTCAGGTGTTTGTTCATGCAGGTCACTCCAGTACAAACCAGGTTTCTCACGGCCAGTTACTCCGTCTCTCCGCATAGATCCAGACCTGCAGCGTTCCTCCAGGCTCTGCTTTGGAACATCTCCAAGAACCCCTGGAACCTCCCCTGGGAGCCCGTTACCTGCCTTTAAGGACACTTCAGACCGTTCTAACCTCACCAACGGACCTCTGGGCTCCCACAAGGAGGTCTACAGGAACCTTCTCAAAGACCCCACAGAACTCAAGAACCCCCTGATGTGTCTGGAAAGTTCTACTCAGGAAAACCTCCTTCATCACCTCTGGGTTGTCTTCAAGAACTCCAACTTTattaaaaacgacaaaaacctcCAAGAACCTCAAAGAGACCCAGAAACCCACTGATGGACTTCATCTGGAACGTTCTACGGGTCTCTAAGAGCACTAGAACATGTCGGAGGGTTCCACCTGACAGTCTGAAGGAACATTCGTTGGCAGTTTGGGACTGAGCGCACTCCGTTCTGCCAGCTTCACTTCCTGTTATCATTCCACACACCAATCTGCTGTCAGCACCCCGTTACCACGACGACAGAGCATTTACCTGGTGATGTCACGAACCAACAACACCAGGGGTGTCAAGATCTCTCCTGTTCTTTAGGCAGGGaggaaccacaaagagatacaaaacgaccacaaagagacacaaaacaggcacaaagagacacaatatgaccacaaagagacacaaaacaaccacaatgagacacaaaacagccacaaagagacacaaaacaaccacaaagagacacaaaatgaccacaaagagacacaaaactagcacaaagagacacaaaacaaccacagagatacaaaacgaccacaaagagacacaaaatagccacagagagacacaatatgaccacaaagagacacaaaacagccacaaagagacacaaaacaaccacaaagagacacaaaatgaccacaaagagacacaaaactagcaaagagacacaaaacaaccacaaagagatacaaaatgaccacaaagaaacacaaaacaaccacaaacacatgcaaaacaaccacaaagagacacaaaacagccacaaagagacacaaaacagccacaaagagacacaaaacaaccacaaagagacacaaagagatacaaaaccaccacaaagagacacaaaacaaccacagagacacaaaaccaccacaaagagacacaaaacaaccacaaagagacacaaaatgaccacaaagagacactaatcTTCACAGGTTTGGTTCTAATGATGATCCTCGGTGAAGAACATGAACTTGATCAGGTTCCTGCAGAGGAACAACGTTAGAACATTGaagttctgctgtttttttctccaccatGAAGGTCGCTGAGGGTCGCAGTAAATCTGAGATGCTCTAATGCAGCAGAACCAAACGGTTTCGTCGATAAATCTGTCAGTGATTTACTTCATCGTTCCGCTCAGATGTGAAGCCTCAGAACCAAACTAACAGCCAGCAGTCACACGGTTCCACTTCCACCCTCACATTAAGCCTCATCGCTGAACGTCTCGTGTCTTTggagggaaaaaataaatggtgTATGTTTG harbors:
- the alkal2b gene encoding ALK and LTK ligand 2b — its product is MLLPRLPVLSALLVLLLAAGRCTAAALLRGSGSRPEGPEEGRGALEPVGRSERAAAGLEGAKAPERGGRSHHGLEGHLRDRQHKEKFIIHLTGPLSFDPKCRKQFYRLYYNTRDCMVPAYFKRCARLLTQLAKSPRCTER